One part of the Roseomonas gilardii genome encodes these proteins:
- a CDS encoding aminotransferase class I/II-fold pyridoxal phosphate-dependent enzyme → MTQSFGLTTTARLALLQRLAKRRAHQDEARAGQGHNGGGHAEGHGAGREGRGHGTRSRFADLPGMRDFALMQTAVEALSLESPFFRPHAGVAGARTTIGNSRYLNFSSYNYLGLNGDPRVTGAAKAAIDRYGVSPSASRLVSGERPVHAELESLLAENYGAEAALCMVSGHATNVTVIGHLMGARDVIVHDAAIHNSCTEGARLSGARRIPFAHNDWRAAERALEGARRAAGRALLVIEGHYSMDGDVPDLARFVEIARRHDAWLMVDEAHSLGVLGPTGRGIFEAQGVDPAGVDIWMGTLSKTLSGCGGFIAAQRDLIEWLRHTAPGFVYSVGLPPNLAAAASESLRIMRAEPWRVEKLQHNARHFRDRARAMGFDTGSSEGHAIVPVITGSSVKAARLSVAMFERGVNVQPIVFPAVPEQSARLRFFLCAEHETADLDRALEALADAMASLSPLEVPG, encoded by the coding sequence ATGACCCAGTCCTTCGGCCTCACCACCACCGCCCGCCTGGCGCTGCTGCAGCGCCTGGCCAAGCGGCGCGCGCACCAGGACGAGGCGCGTGCCGGACAGGGACATAACGGGGGAGGCCATGCGGAGGGCCACGGGGCGGGGCGGGAGGGCCGGGGCCACGGCACCCGCAGCCGCTTCGCCGACCTGCCCGGCATGCGCGACTTCGCGCTGATGCAGACGGCGGTGGAGGCGCTCTCGCTGGAAAGCCCCTTCTTCCGCCCCCATGCCGGCGTCGCCGGGGCGCGGACCACCATCGGCAACAGCCGCTACCTCAACTTCTCCTCCTACAACTACCTCGGCCTGAACGGCGATCCGCGCGTCACCGGCGCGGCCAAGGCGGCGATCGACCGCTATGGCGTCTCGCCCTCCGCCTCCCGCCTCGTTTCCGGCGAGCGCCCGGTCCATGCCGAGCTCGAATCCCTGCTGGCGGAGAACTATGGTGCCGAGGCAGCGCTCTGCATGGTCTCCGGCCATGCCACCAACGTCACCGTCATCGGCCACCTGATGGGCGCACGCGACGTCATCGTCCACGACGCCGCCATCCACAATTCCTGCACCGAGGGCGCCCGCCTTTCCGGCGCCCGCCGCATCCCCTTCGCCCACAACGACTGGCGCGCCGCTGAACGCGCGCTGGAGGGCGCCCGCCGCGCCGCAGGCCGAGCCCTGCTGGTGATCGAAGGGCACTATTCCATGGATGGCGATGTCCCCGACCTCGCCCGCTTCGTGGAGATCGCCCGCCGCCACGACGCCTGGCTGATGGTGGACGAGGCCCATTCCCTGGGCGTGCTCGGCCCCACCGGCCGCGGCATCTTCGAGGCCCAGGGCGTCGATCCCGCCGGCGTCGATATCTGGATGGGTACGCTCAGCAAGACCCTGTCCGGCTGCGGCGGCTTCATCGCGGCGCAGCGCGACCTGATCGAATGGCTGCGCCACACCGCGCCGGGCTTCGTCTATTCCGTCGGCCTGCCGCCCAACCTCGCCGCCGCCGCCAGCGAGTCCCTGCGCATCATGCGGGCCGAGCCCTGGCGCGTGGAGAAGCTCCAGCACAACGCACGCCACTTCCGCGACCGCGCGCGTGCCATGGGCTTCGACACCGGCTCCTCCGAGGGCCATGCCATCGTGCCCGTCATCACCGGCTCCTCGGTGAAGGCCGCGCGCCTGTCCGTCGCGATGTTCGAGCGCGGCGTGAACGTGCAGCCCATCGTCTTTCCCGCCGTGCCGGAACAGTCCGCCCGCCTGCGCTTCTTCCTCTGCGCCGAGCATGAGACGGCGGATCTGGACCGCGCGCTGGAGGCGCTGGCCGATGCCATGGCCAGCCTCTCGCCGCTGGAGGTTCCAGGCTGA
- a CDS encoding GNAT family N-acetyltransferase, with protein sequence MAAPAMARASAPLRIVGIASAPEAATWLDLPARLGGEAAGWSVPLLFESRRVFDPGFNTALGEWRIARFLALRGAEPVGRICAALPRDGSTGGIGHFGFLACEEDHAILRALLGAAAAQLAAWGATALRGPFSFSVNHEIGLRVEGGEAPMLRMPRNPAWLPPLLEEAGAPLGLQREKDVLACTLDVAAETHRARFASLQALWPGRDRLCIRPHDPWRLGEEVGLIRALYNDAWAENWAAQPVTEAEADTMRRLLRPLLASGRVFFAEWEGEPIGLCAVVPNLEEVSHRLGGRLWPTGWLGMAGALAGRTTSARIPLLGIRRAFRRSQVSRMAVGALLSEAIALAERRGWHRLETSWVLEDNAPMLAAMTRLRAPVTGRWRVWRAPLEAVPPA encoded by the coding sequence ATGGCCGCGCCCGCCATGGCGCGGGCATCGGCCCCGCTCCGCATCGTCGGGATCGCCTCGGCGCCGGAAGCGGCCACCTGGCTCGACCTGCCCGCGCGCCTGGGCGGGGAGGCGGCGGGCTGGAGCGTGCCCCTGCTCTTCGAGAGCCGCCGCGTCTTCGATCCCGGCTTCAACACTGCCCTGGGCGAATGGCGCATCGCCCGCTTCCTGGCCCTGCGCGGCGCGGAACCGGTGGGCCGCATCTGCGCCGCCCTGCCACGCGACGGCTCCACCGGCGGCATCGGCCATTTCGGCTTCCTGGCCTGCGAGGAGGACCACGCCATCCTGCGTGCCCTGCTCGGCGCCGCCGCCGCGCAGCTCGCCGCCTGGGGCGCCACGGCCCTGCGCGGTCCCTTCTCCTTCTCGGTGAACCACGAGATCGGCCTGCGCGTCGAAGGTGGCGAGGCGCCGATGCTGCGCATGCCCCGCAACCCCGCCTGGCTGCCGCCCCTGCTGGAAGAGGCCGGCGCCCCGCTCGGCCTGCAGCGGGAGAAGGACGTGCTCGCCTGCACGCTGGACGTCGCCGCCGAGACCCACCGCGCCCGCTTCGCTTCCCTCCAGGCCCTCTGGCCGGGACGCGACCGCCTCTGCATCCGCCCGCACGACCCCTGGCGGCTGGGCGAGGAGGTCGGGCTGATCCGCGCGCTCTACAACGATGCCTGGGCGGAGAACTGGGCCGCCCAGCCGGTCACCGAGGCCGAGGCGGACACGATGCGCCGCCTCCTGCGCCCGCTGCTCGCCTCCGGCCGCGTGTTCTTCGCCGAATGGGAAGGGGAGCCGATCGGCCTCTGCGCCGTGGTGCCGAACCTGGAGGAAGTCTCCCACCGGCTCGGTGGCCGCCTCTGGCCCACCGGCTGGCTCGGCATGGCCGGCGCGCTCGCCGGCCGCACCACCTCCGCCCGCATCCCCCTGCTCGGCATCCGCCGCGCTTTCCGCCGCAGCCAGGTTTCGCGCATGGCCGTCGGCGCTCTGCTGTCCGAGGCCATCGCCCTGGCGGAGCGCCGTGGCTGGCATCGCCTTGAGACCTCCTGGGTGCTGGAGGACAACGCCCCGATGCTGGCCGCGATGACACGGCTGCGCGCGCCCGTGACCGGGCGCTGGCGTGTCTGGCGCGCCCCGCTGGAGGCAGTCCCTCCCGCATGA
- a CDS encoding capsule biosynthesis protein → MNAIATARAGTPPPGHKSFLFLQGPISPFFRMVGAELRALGHDVLRVNLNAGDWLIWHGPDAVNYRGRPGDWPAWFEALCEERQATDLVLLGEQRPQHKAAIAIARRRGMRVVATDFGYIRPDWIVLERDGMNAESRFPRDPETIVEMGRNLPPPDLVVHHRDSFPRQAAWDIAYHLTAMLRWPFPHHRSHQLYHPIPVYAGTLLRLLTRRHDNRRADAIVRALQGQGPLFLFAMQMETDFSLRAYSHYPDLDTAMEEVMESFARHAPVEAKLLVKVHPLDPGIKRWKRRVRRIAGRHGVGDRVHYLGGGNLGHITESVQGVITVNSTVGLRALIDNLPTHALGQAIYKIPGLTHAGPLDAFWRDPPRPDMALREGFLRGIAHCLHIRGVYYAKEGLDVAVRQATHRLHHGLLNAPVLDFTAALPLPSLAAQAPPIGGATNPILSPAPCPAEPSVPVSAA, encoded by the coding sequence ATGAACGCCATCGCCACCGCGCGCGCCGGCACCCCGCCGCCCGGGCACAAGTCCTTCCTGTTCCTGCAGGGGCCGATCAGCCCCTTCTTCCGCATGGTCGGCGCGGAGCTGCGCGCCCTCGGCCATGACGTGCTGCGCGTGAACCTCAATGCGGGCGACTGGCTGATCTGGCACGGCCCCGACGCCGTGAACTACCGCGGCCGACCTGGTGACTGGCCCGCCTGGTTCGAGGCGCTCTGCGAGGAGCGGCAGGCCACCGACCTTGTGCTGCTCGGCGAGCAGCGCCCCCAGCACAAGGCCGCCATCGCCATCGCCCGCCGCCGTGGCATGCGCGTCGTGGCCACGGATTTCGGCTATATCCGCCCCGACTGGATCGTCCTGGAACGCGACGGCATGAATGCCGAGAGCCGTTTCCCGCGCGATCCGGAAACCATCGTCGAGATGGGCCGCAACCTGCCGCCGCCCGACCTCGTCGTGCATCACCGCGACAGCTTTCCGCGCCAGGCCGCCTGGGACATCGCCTATCACCTCACGGCGATGCTGCGCTGGCCCTTTCCGCACCACCGCAGCCACCAGCTCTATCATCCCATCCCGGTCTATGCGGGCACGCTGCTGCGTCTGCTGACCCGCCGCCACGACAACCGCCGCGCCGACGCCATCGTGCGCGCGTTGCAGGGCCAGGGCCCGCTCTTCCTCTTCGCCATGCAGATGGAGACGGACTTCTCCCTGCGGGCCTATTCCCACTATCCCGACCTCGACACGGCGATGGAGGAGGTGATGGAATCCTTCGCTCGCCATGCACCTGTCGAGGCGAAGCTGCTGGTCAAGGTCCATCCGCTCGATCCCGGCATCAAGCGCTGGAAGCGCCGTGTCCGCCGCATTGCCGGCCGCCATGGCGTCGGCGACCGCGTACATTACCTGGGCGGCGGCAATCTCGGCCATATCACCGAGAGCGTGCAGGGCGTCATCACCGTCAACAGCACCGTCGGCCTGCGCGCGCTGATCGACAACCTGCCCACCCACGCGCTGGGACAGGCGATCTACAAGATCCCCGGTCTCACCCATGCCGGGCCGCTCGACGCCTTCTGGCGCGACCCGCCCCGCCCCGACATGGCGCTGCGAGAGGGCTTCCTGCGCGGCATCGCCCACTGCCTGCATATCCGCGGCGTCTACTATGCTAAGGAAGGTCTGGACGTCGCCGTGCGGCAGGCCACCCACCGCCTGCACCACGGGCTGCTGAATGCCCCCGTGCTGGACTTCACCGCCGCCTTGCCCCTGCCGTCCCTGGCCGCGCAAGCGCCCCCCATCGGCGGCGCCACCAACCCGATCCTCTCTCCGGCGCCCTGCCCGGCGGAGCCGTCGGTGCCGGTTTCCGCGGCCTGA
- a CDS encoding transglutaminase-like domain-containing protein has translation MHIQVGYEITYELPQPTPMVLMLNIHPDRAGDILVPEALRCDPPVPVAPYRDGFGNLGSRLTAPAGRFVLSNKALVQDTGLPDILVPDAAEHGVADLPDEAIGFLLGSRYCEVDLLAATAWRLFGDVPPGWARVQAICDFVHRHIAFDYQAARSTRTASEAYDEGRGVCRDYAHLAIAFCRGLNIPARYCTGYLGDMGTPQPWGVPDFAAWFEVYLGGGWHTFDARNNTPRIGRILLARGRDATDVAITTTFGSHYLAGFKVQTDEVPDAEVARVG, from the coding sequence GTGCATATCCAGGTCGGCTACGAGATTACCTATGAACTGCCGCAGCCCACTCCCATGGTTCTGATGCTGAACATCCATCCGGATCGCGCCGGGGATATTCTGGTTCCTGAAGCGCTGCGTTGTGATCCTCCTGTCCCTGTCGCTCCGTACAGGGATGGGTTCGGCAATCTCGGTTCCCGCCTGACCGCACCGGCGGGACGCTTCGTCCTCTCGAACAAGGCGCTGGTCCAGGACACGGGACTGCCCGACATCCTGGTGCCGGACGCGGCGGAACACGGTGTGGCCGATCTGCCGGATGAGGCGATAGGCTTCCTGCTGGGAAGCCGGTACTGCGAGGTGGATCTGCTGGCGGCGACCGCCTGGCGGCTGTTCGGGGATGTTCCGCCGGGCTGGGCGCGCGTGCAGGCGATCTGTGACTTCGTCCATCGGCACATCGCCTTCGACTACCAGGCGGCGCGTTCCACCAGGACGGCGTCGGAAGCCTATGACGAGGGCCGTGGCGTCTGCCGTGACTACGCACATCTCGCGATCGCCTTCTGTCGCGGCCTGAACATCCCGGCGCGCTACTGCACGGGCTATCTCGGAGACATGGGGACGCCGCAGCCATGGGGCGTTCCCGATTTCGCGGCCTGGTTCGAGGTCTATCTGGGCGGTGGCTGGCACACCTTCGACGCGCGCAACAACACGCCCCGTATCGGGCGCATCCTGTTGGCGAGAGGCCGGGACGCCACGGATGTCGCGATCACAACGACATTCGGCTCCCATTACCTCGCCGGCTTCAAGGTCCAGACCGACGAAGTGCCGGATGCGGAAGTGGCCAGGGTCGGTTAG
- a CDS encoding DVU3141 family protein produces MRVFLLLLPLLLAGCGGRGIGLTWEAAPAAASAASPNLPMPPARQADAIGAFVGQAQPGQQASLPLPDGGRVASVRVVRAYDAASGRPCREVQIGGAPGSRVYCQDPALGWVPTRPLLSGGTFGQL; encoded by the coding sequence ATGAGAGTGTTTCTGCTCCTTCTTCCGCTCCTGCTGGCCGGGTGCGGCGGGCGTGGGATCGGGCTGACCTGGGAGGCCGCGCCGGCCGCCGCCTCCGCCGCGAGCCCCAACCTGCCGATGCCGCCGGCCCGCCAGGCGGATGCGATCGGCGCCTTCGTCGGGCAGGCCCAGCCGGGCCAGCAGGCCAGCCTGCCCCTGCCCGATGGCGGCCGGGTCGCCAGCGTGCGGGTGGTGCGCGCCTATGATGCCGCCTCGGGCCGCCCCTGCCGCGAGGTGCAGATCGGCGGCGCCCCCGGCAGCCGCGTCTATTGCCAGGACCCCGCCCTTGGCTGGGTGCCGACCCGCCCGCTGCTCAGCGGCGGGACCTTCGGGCAGTTGTGA
- a CDS encoding ABC transporter permease: MSISYGEKPSLLESFRVQRAVVGALFMRELHTRFGRHNIGFLWLFLEPLTLGTAVGMLHSLSGHDMPGGINPFLFSMFGYVPFFVFRSVVTRAPTAIHSNLTLLYHQRVTLLDIMLARNILESSAILGVIMVIVAVCSFVAEMPPANPGLLILGVACMILLSHGLSLLLASAGGRWEGFERLVHPVTYLLMPVSGAFFALNWFSPEWREILLWMPLINIHEMIRDGQFGDQLPSYYDTVYILEWIVGSNVAGMLALRAVRSKLSMY, encoded by the coding sequence GTGAGCATCTCCTACGGGGAAAAGCCGAGCCTTCTCGAATCCTTCCGCGTGCAGCGCGCCGTGGTGGGGGCCCTGTTCATGCGCGAGCTGCACACGCGCTTCGGCCGCCACAATATCGGCTTCCTCTGGCTTTTCCTCGAACCGCTGACCCTGGGCACGGCGGTGGGCATGCTCCACTCCCTGTCGGGGCACGACATGCCGGGGGGCATCAACCCCTTCCTGTTCTCGATGTTCGGCTATGTGCCCTTCTTCGTCTTCCGCTCCGTCGTCACCCGCGCGCCGACCGCCATCCATTCCAACCTGACCCTGCTCTACCACCAGCGCGTGACGCTGCTGGACATCATGCTGGCGCGGAACATCCTGGAATCCTCCGCCATCCTCGGCGTGATCATGGTGATCGTCGCGGTCTGCTCCTTTGTCGCGGAGATGCCGCCGGCCAATCCCGGCCTGCTGATCCTCGGCGTGGCCTGCATGATCCTGCTCAGCCACGGCCTCTCGCTCCTGCTGGCCTCGGCCGGCGGCCGCTGGGAAGGCTTCGAGCGCCTGGTCCACCCCGTCACCTACCTGCTGATGCCCGTCTCCGGCGCCTTTTTCGCGCTGAACTGGTTCTCCCCGGAATGGCGGGAGATCCTGCTCTGGATGCCGCTGATCAACATCCACGAGATGATCCGCGATGGCCAGTTCGGCGACCAGCTCCCTTCCTACTACGACACGGTCTACATCCTCGAATGGATCGTCGGCAGCAACGTCGCCGGGATGCTCGCGCTGCGCGCCGTCCGCAGCAAGCTGAGCATGTACTGA